A window of the Thiomicrospira microaerophila genome harbors these coding sequences:
- the lolD gene encoding lipoprotein-releasing ABC transporter ATP-binding protein LolD: MSDFILQASGLGKTYKDGDLETRVLTDIELQLAPRQRMAVVGASGSGKSTLLHLLAGLDKPTVGEVRLAGQSFSSLSESKRGVLRNKHLGFVYQFHYLLDELNALENVMLPLRIARQTPETAEQRARELLKQVGLGHRLQHKPAELSGGERQRVAIARALITRPSCILADEPTGNLDSKSADQVFELMLSLNEQFDTALLVVTHDLALASQIGQTITLVDGCIQKDAV; the protein is encoded by the coding sequence ATGAGTGATTTTATTTTACAAGCGAGTGGTCTAGGCAAAACCTATAAAGACGGTGACTTGGAAACGCGGGTTTTGACAGACATTGAACTTCAGCTCGCGCCACGTCAACGTATGGCGGTTGTCGGGGCTTCGGGTTCGGGTAAAAGTACACTTTTGCACTTGTTGGCAGGTTTGGATAAGCCCACAGTAGGTGAAGTGCGTTTAGCGGGTCAGTCGTTTTCCAGTTTGTCCGAGTCAAAACGTGGCGTATTGCGCAATAAACATTTGGGATTTGTTTATCAATTTCACTATCTACTCGATGAACTGAATGCCTTAGAAAATGTGATGTTGCCATTACGAATTGCGCGTCAGACGCCGGAAACCGCTGAACAACGTGCGAGAGAGTTGTTAAAGCAGGTCGGTTTAGGGCATCGTTTGCAGCATAAACCGGCTGAATTGTCAGGCGGTGAACGTCAGCGAGTGGCGATAGCACGGGCTTTAATCACCCGACCCAGTTGTATTTTGGCCGATGAACCCACTGGAAATTTAGATTCAAAGTCCGCTGATCAAGTGTTTGAACTTATGCTGTCGTTAAACGAGCAGTTTGACACCGCTTTATTGGTGGTGACCCATGATTTAGCGCTGGCATCACAAATCGGCCAAACGATTACACTGGTTGACGGTTGCATTCAAAAGGATGCCGTCTAG